The sequence cccttcgggCTTAGCCCTTGAAGCGAACTCTTTGAAGGGTGTAGGGCATTATGTCTCTAGTGTATGCGGTTGGAACTGCCTGTTACCTTGACAACGCCGCGCGTGCACTCTCAATCCATCGCccgtttgttgaaaataaacatgtttaatacTTCTTGTTAAATATTGTGTAATTATGTCTTATTTCACCTTGTTTTTTCATTCCAGTTGGTATTAATAAAGGGAATATGTGATAAAGGAAACCTATAAACAAGTagctatttttaaacatattaaacatacTTTCCAATTAACTAAATTATCTTTATACTATATTGTAACCATCTTAAGTCATATTTATCACTGAAAAAAATAGTGTAAAACAATTTCAAACtaaattacttacattttagATTACGTACAAAATCCCGCACCATATTTGCTACAAAATGCTTCGCGAGAACTCGTTATCCAAGATCACGTGATCACAAACGGATCTCACTTCCTTGAAGTGACCATGGCATGTGCCCTTAGCAAACCAATCCAAAGGGCCTTTCAAGGGTTCATAAATGCCGTTTGGACAAACGCCCAATTTTGTTGAAAGCACAGTGGTTCAGAAAGCTTCACTTCGCCATCACTAGCGCCATctatctgtctttctgtctgtctgaataGCTAGCTAGCTAGCTGTGAACAGTCCAATGGATGGTTTAATCTAAAAACTAAAAGAAATTATACTTTTTTGACTATTTTTTTTCAATTctagcttttttttttaaaacacacccaacactggttttaCACGAAGTTAGTTTTAATTAACCATTGGgacacagaaatgttttaagatgaacaaaaatgcatttattgccACAGGATTATGTGTGAACAATTCAGGTCAGAATTGTGCTGAGGGATATGAATGCATTTAATATTAACATTACCCTAAACTGTGTTTAATctataaatgagtaaatgaccCTAGactttttaaacagttttgtaaatgtattaacacGAGGAGCTTCAGTACCGTGGAGAGCAGCCGCACTGTGAAGTATCGCGAGTGTTCCAGGAACCGCTATTAATTCAGCATCATTACACACATTCATCCCTCGCCCAACTCATACGCGCTTACGTGCGTGTGTAGGAGGACCGTGACGTGATTGTTTTTACTCCCATATCCCAAATCACATCTCATAATTACGGAATTGAAACAACACTCTTTGCGAGCGCATCGATCATTGAATGGACAGTGGTTTATTAGATGAGAGTGGGCGCTAGCACGAGCGGACATAATCGCGGGTGAACGCACGAGACGGACGGTAAGATAATGTTTAACCTTTTCACTCTCGGATCGGTATTATTCACACCTCTGAACATATTTGTGATGCACTgcatgaagaaaaacacaaatgcatacGATCCCATTGAGCACGAACAAATAAAACATCTCCAGGTTGAGCTCCATCGTTGAAGGGCGCGCTGCTCGACCCCGATACCGTTCGGAAATCGGCGAAAGGACGctaaaatgtttatgaaaaatgttttaatgtccCCGTGTTCTCCTTTTAATCTTCGCTTTAGGGTTTATCTTAAATCTGTCAGCCTGGATGAATGCAacctaatgttttttttaaaaatatttgtatagcATCCCGGCCGGCGGTAGCCTATATGCCCTTCACATTCCTACCTGGTTTGGTTACTACAGAGAAGCGATTAAAAATACTACTGATAATCGTTTAATCATAATTTGTAACAACGATAGCTCGGTTTTCCGGTTGGTAAGgccgtttttttttgttttatcttcAGTCTCGTCCTCTTGATAGCTGGTCAGATCAGTGATGATTCAGTAACCAGGCCTCACCTAGTTTCCCTTtgctttaaaacacaagtcaatgatttaataataaacagGTTTAGTTGCAAGGTTGTGCAGTTTGTTTACATATCAAATATCTTTAGTCCTGAGTGAGAAATTGCATAATTTGCATTATTAGAGGGACAaacatattataaataaaaatatcttcttgtgggTGAGTTGTTTACAAATTAAAAGCCGTTATTCCTTTGCCAAcctgttttttacttttcataatgttaaattaatgttaTAGGACAAGCTTGCCCTTTACAGTGGAACACAGACtgtgattatttttattataataatataatataacaacagaagtgtttgtgttatgtgtgtaatgtgttttgTCAAACAGgtttttgaaaattgaagtCTGAATTAGGTGAAACAACTTAAGAAACTCCATGGCAGGTGAGAGCTTCACATTTGATTTTCTTGAACCAGTGGAGATGTTTAGTGTTATGATTTTACTTGTgctgtttaaagggacagttctcccagaaatgacaattctgtcatcgtttactcacgcTCTTTTTacttcaaacctctatgacttccgcagaacacaaaagaagatatttggtccccgaacagcgctggcacccattcacttctattatacagacacaaaaccaatgcaggtgAAGGGTGCCGGTTaggaacattcttcaaaatacgttcttttgtgttctgctgaagacagaaagtcatacaggtttgaaatgacaaaattgtgagtaaataatgaccgaaggttcatttttgggtgaactatcactttaagtgtaTACAGAACTGAAACTCTTAGAATATTAGTACAGTCTGGCCATATGGCTCACGAATATATATAATgtccaaaaacatttattttgttacatAGTTTGttccaaaaacatgttttacaaaaatgttttgttagtAAGTCATGGCTTAAAGTGTCAACTTAACTGTGGCATTTGGTTTGGTTTACAGAAAACAATTTTCCTCCTCTTCCACGGTTCATTCCATTGAAGCCATGTTTTTACCAGGACTTCAACGAGATTCCGGACCAACACCGGACTATGTGCAAACGGCTCTATTACTTATGGATACGTATGTTCATAAATATGCCAACACATGATTTTaccattattttgtattttttttcaccACACTAAACAGCTTTTCAATAGTGTGTGTGCTGTGGAGTAGATTACGGTCATGTGACATTATTTGCCTTTGTTTCCTGTAAAcactgacagacacacagaaacaGGTTTTTGATTCTGATCTGACAGTCTATGAATAAAAACGTGGGGGGTTTTGTCATATGACTCTAATGTTAGTGTACATATTGTTCTCGTTGTGTACTGCAAGCATTACATTTGCTTTGGCCATGTATGATATTTACAAACGTTCTTTTTTATTAGCAGACATTTTGGGAATGATTTCAAACAGGTCTGGGAGTTGAAAATGTTAGTGTTTGTTGACACAAGTTTCGTACTAACACCCACAGTGCTAGTGACAGCTGCAACATAGGATTAAagtgtttgtttggtttttagTTTTAACCTGTAGTCATATTACCATTAGCTAATAGATTTTAGTCATTGTCtgcatccgaaatcgcatactgtgacagcaCGTACTGAATTGAATAagcctatcggccgttaaaacagtacgttctatatagtatgagtgggagtggtatgaatacatttcggaaaTACTGCgtctgccatgttttatggtcatgtgacctgtatgctctttgacctatgacgttttAACAACAACTTAatcgtgagcgttgataaaaacataatctagtcacgagaaattcagttattggcacttacagtagaaacggacgtccgccttaaagttttccgctatatttatttgatttacttttaaaatttgactgttgctcagctcccgtggcatcatgggatagataagtgtcaatccgatccacactcatgaatctcggcggaagtagtagaccatccgggtatttctcgcctactgttttttgcatactgaggtttcggacatactattcatgactcatactcattttcgcctactatatagtatggaagtaggcgatttcggatgcaACCATTGTGTCTTGAAAAAAGCTTTGTGTGCTGTTTTTGCAGCATGTGTCCTGTAGCAACATGTtatattacaatgtaaaatataaaatttaccGACATTCTTTTATTTGATCTGTTATTGAAAAATCTGTTTTTCCCTCTTAGTACACAGTGCTACCCTAGCGTTGAACCTGATTGGTTGTCTGGCTTGGATGTGCGGTGGGGGCGGAGCAACCAATTTTGGGATGGCCATACTTTGGCTGATACTGTTCACCCCATGCTCATATGTGTGCTGGTTTAGGCCCATCTATAAGGCCTTCAagtaagatttttttatataaatatggtTTCCAAGATGATTTTGAACTGTCTGTCAATTCTAATCGTGTAATCATACGCTATGCTAACGCGGCATGCTCTTTCTCTTGCAGGACAGACAGCTCGTTCAACTTCATGGCTTTTTTTTTCGTATTCATGGCACAGGTGGTGATAAGTATCATTCAGACTGTTGGAATTCCAGGATGGGGAGTTTGGTGAGATCtgttaatttcatttaaatataggtctaataacatttatttttcgcACTAGACTTCCTTTCCATTTCCTTCTATTCATACGCACGCAGAATTTGTAGATACTATGCTCTAAAACATGCTGAGATTATTTTCAACCCATGATTGAGTCAAAATGGCACAAATTAACCCCAAAAAATCCATATTTGACctaaccatgggttgaaacaacccagcataggtttaTTTATAGGTTTGTCCCTTTTCAACTCAACCatgggttaaaaacaacccagaatTTTTTAGGAGTGTATACTGTTTTTGAACAttattatctttattattttatagttaatactacaaaataatgtGCTGTACTACAGAAATTACACTATACTCCAGTAAATATTACAGCATACTACTGTTTTTTATATGGGCTACCACAAAATTTGCTAATCATATTCTGGATGAAGGTAAAttgataataaatatattgtatttgtGTTCAATAACACTGCATTTACAATTGACATCAAAGTGTTACAGATGCTACGTAGTCAATTCACAAATCGTTTATAACTATAAAAGGTAGTATTGCGACCAATTTGCCGATTCGATTATGatttaaatggttttaactTGATTCGTTTAAATAATGATTAgttatcaatattttattttaattgttacatttgCAGACAcagaattcatattttaatataaatgctGGTTACTGAAATTCTCCAACTTCTCCAAGCAATATTGGAGTGaaatacacattaaaaataGGACCACAAAATTGTTTAATTACTTTATACTTATACTTTAAGTAAAACGCACATgactgtaaaaaataatgatgttttaaaaatgaaaaccacATTATGCCTTtatctagaccagtggttctcaactggttTGGCTATGGAACCTACATGCTCATCAAGCCGTGACCCACTTTTTTGGATACATACAttcatacatatacatttaaattggtTTAAAAAAACCTAGTGACTAATACTATAATACTAACAAAAAATTGTGACTAAAATGACTAATACTGATGAATGAACAGCCTATAAGGATACCAGTCCCAAACTAGTTTTTTTATGTTGGTATGAGCcagagccgatccttcctaTATTTTGCAAGTTGTgtagggcccctgcaccaccagggggcctccTTGAGTATAGaagaaaaacattataatgtaaacaagacgCGGATTTCTGCCTTcatcatttggaaatttcctttttaatacttaatttatttaattaatgtgacatactcggacatcatgcagtgcgcgcaggtgatgacatgcacataatgtgatgatgcgtcTTTACACATGGCCATGGCTTCAAAACGAAGCTACCCATCTGTCGCGGAAAAACGGCAACAAcgtgaagcaaaagaacaagaaggcatgtgtttttgtactatttaagtcttatttagttttgccaaattatgcaagtaCAGAAAGATTTCAGTATTTGTCAACTGGTATACAGTTGGCTTGACTGTGGACGTTCGATAGTCGTggatttagggaccgtctccaaagttacacactgtataacattaatattctaactttaatagcatttaaaggaaaTGACTTACAGTTGCAAAACCAGCTGTACAatgttcatgtgagtctcaCCATTGCAatccactgtatttcgtttgcctATGATAACGTGtaatttttgtgtcatcacatttagagaattattgatgtttttttaaatgcttagCTTTTgtgagtaaactatatttatcatgctttatttatgttaataactCATTTGGTTAGTAAAAAGCTAAATGGTTCGAGTGCCAAGTATTACTTTAGGTAAATGACtatttacatgtgaatcaaaatgtgaatttaattttatacttaattgttcttactgtcagtttaatgtttttttgtctttcagttttaattcagttaagtgtgttaattgatttattatttttatttcttatagtttagAATTATGCTTATCTCATTTGAACTATTATgacaagggcccctcacaaaggtttgcatagggcccccagacgtctaggatcggcactggTATGAGCCTCCACAGTTATTTAAACATAGTGAGTGCTTGTAGTTTCTATTGCACTTTAGTGAAGTGATATACAGCGTGCGCCACCACATTTGCGTGAGTATGACATAACGACTTTTGAGGTGAGAGATCGTGCGAAGTTATGTAAATAACAAAAGAATAATGACACCGACATTAAGCCTGACAACATCTCACTTGACTGCAGATATTTGAATAGGAAAATGCGTTTTTATCAGGCACTCTACCTAAACTGCATCTGTTAACAGCTTTCACacacgtttttcaaaataaaatctcacatcagaaaaacatttagaattactttttttattgcTGATGTTGTTCTTTTGACTGTACACTCCGGGGGTCGCGACCCACCGGTTGAGATAAACTGATGACGTTCCACTATATCCTCTACCTTTGTTTTAAGTAAAGCGAAAAATAGCGACATCTTCAGGACGAGAAGCGAATTACAGATAATATTTAAATCCGAAGCAGTGGTTTTAAGGGATTCCCGTCTTTTTTTTGTCCAGctctaatatttattaatatccCCCCCCTGCAATACCGCTACGGCCCACAGTTTGGCCAGAACCTGTCTAGTGTGACCAAAAGTCCAATGTGACCACGCCACTAGAACCaacaatactgtatattggtCGAGTTACATTAGCCTAGTCATGTCGTCACTGATTACTTTTAGAATATGGTTACTATGTTACGTTTAGACTCTATTATGAAGTTATATAATATTCTCAGAATTTTGCTAATGAAAAGAATAtttctttatgttttttttattacagcgGCTGGCTGGCCACCATCACCTTCTTCAGCACTAATATCGGCTCTGCTGTTGTTATGCTGATCCCAACTGTAATGTTCACTGCCGTGGCTGTGCTCTCTTTCATCGCCCTCACCAGGGTAACTGTTATTGTTTCCTCATCACTATTATCTTTTATATACACAGATCACGCTATATTTTCTAATATGACAGCAATTACTAGGTTTGCACGAAAACATGACTCCAGTGTGGCTCATCACCATTTTAATCACATCTTgataacattaaagggatagttcacccaaaaataaaaattctgtcatcatttactctgtaaacatttctttgttctgctgaacacaaaggaagatatttggaagaatgtcagtaaccaaacagatctcatcccccattgactcccatagtatttattttccctaccatggcaataaatgggggatgagatctgtttgtttactgacattcttccaaatatcttcctttgtgttcagcagaacaaatacatttatacaggtttagaacaatctgagggtgagtaaatgatgacagatttttcatttttgagggaACTATCCTCTAACTGATCGATTTTTCTGTTGCAGAATTTCACTTGGTGCCAAAAACATGTCTATGAGATCCACCGTTAAGTAAAAACCCTTTTCTCTCGCTCAGGTTCACAACTTATACCGTGGTAGTGGTGGAAGCATGAGTAAAGCCCAGGAAGAATGGACCACTGGTGCTTGGAAGAACCCTCAAGTCCAGCAGGCAGCACAGCAGGCGGCGATGGGTGCCACCCAGGGGGCAATGCAACAACAGTACTCAGCCGCCCCAACCTATAACTATGACGATCCAATGTAGTTTCTATTTAGTCACAACGGGGGGAGGGACAGTAACAGGGTATTCGGGGAGAGGAAGAGAGTCATAGTGTTACAAAGAAACAATTGAGCAAACAGAATTGAATTACAAACaggttacaacaatgcatacaCTCTTGCTTAAAGGTTTTAACAGTAGTGAGCTAGCTTAAAGAGATGCTTTCGGACCTTAAACCCCATCCATAGGAAAGTATCGGTTTTGCCACGTGGTGTTACGGCAGATTTTAACGGTTTTGTATTGTTTCTTCACTAAAACACCAATAAGGAGACATTCCAGATCTCTCTTCCTCATTGTGTTTCTATAGTCATTTTGAGATTCACCTGTGGTATTTGATAGCCAGTTAAACGTTTTGGTTGGCTATTAGTATTCaacaacatttcaacattttagCGAACACATATTTGCTTAAGACATCTTAAGTTTTATGCATCAAGAGGGGAGAACAGATCagcatttgaaaataaattgacTGGTATTTACTTGATTTCGCCATTGAAAAAGTAAAAAGCTAATAAAAGTAGTATTCTTCAGTTCTACGCACATTTTTTTTGCTACGTACCTTTTTCCaggctgttttttatttgtcgTAAAGGTATACAGGGACAGCCATATGTTTACgttatttttagttgttttaattGTGTTGTTTGTTGGTATTTTCGAATGTGCATTCACGTGAACGTTGTTTTTGTTACCTCAGGATCTCATTTTCGGGCTTAGGGCAAGGTTCGGCTACAGAATTGATTGGACGagaaatatttgtacatgttgtAGTACATCTGTAGTTCAGTTTAGACACTTGAACGTGGAGTAAATTTTAAACCTACTATTAGCCACCAAATTAttctatatttaatttgatttcagtCATGATAGTGTACAAAGGGActgtttgatttgtttaaataacTGAAATCATAATGGTTTGCGAATAACTCGAGACTCATTACTGCACTTCAGTCATGTTTGTAAATATCAAAATGTGTCTGGATGGTTTAGTCTTCACTAAGGGAGTTAAGCACACTTTTAAGTAATACTGTCACAAGAACAATATACCGTATATGGAATcatattaaacattatttactTGTATAGAGTTTGTGTCTCCCCAAAGTCAATTTGACCTTTACATTTGCTCTGTTATGCATTGACAAGTAATCGCTGTGTGAAATTTACAAACGACCGACATTTTAAGATTCAAACTTGTT comes from Triplophysa rosa unplaced genomic scaffold, Trosa_1v2 scaffold203_ERROPOS1327802, whole genome shotgun sequence and encodes:
- the scamp5a gene encoding secretory carrier-associated membrane protein 5, with the translated sequence MAENNFPPLPRFIPLKPCFYQDFNEIPDQHRTMCKRLYYLWILHSATLALNLIGCLAWMCGGGGATNFGMAILWLILFTPCSYVCWFRPIYKAFKTDSSFNFMAFFFVFMAQVVISIIQTVGIPGWGVCGWLATITFFSTNIGSAVVMLIPTVMFTAVAVLSFIALTRVHNLYRGSGGSMSKAQEEWTTGAWKNPQVQQAAQQAAMGATQGAMQQQYSAAPTYNYDDPM